A genomic segment from Aegilops tauschii subsp. strangulata cultivar AL8/78 chromosome 1, Aet v6.0, whole genome shotgun sequence encodes:
- the LOC109778775 gene encoding uncharacterized protein isoform X1, translating to MDFDEYDYLEKAVEPSVPSTNGGGEKDRSSRRRSSTAGGGGRDQEERGSKRPRSGEDRERHRSGREHRDREDGKEKVDREKVREKDEGRDREKVREKDGGRSREKVREKDESRDPEKVREKEEGRDREKVREKDGSRDREKVREKEREGRDKLMERENGRERRSRSRSERRRGEEEEMVRELQRERERSDRHRDYRDRDFRRKKDDGTEPEVDPERDQRTVFAFQLSLKADERDVYEFFSRAGKVRDVRLIMDRNSRRSKGVGYIEFYDVMSVPMAIALTGQPLLGQAVMVKPSEAEKNLAQSNATSGGAASGGARKLYVGNLHSNITEDQLRQVFEPFGQVELVQLPVDPLTGLCKGFGFIQFARLEDAKAAQSLNGQLDIAGRVIKVSAVTDQGGVQLGTTTGDLDDDEGGGLALNASSRALLMRKLDRSGTATSLTGGIGAPGLNTSVGLPAAASMLGAPLTAASLLVQPVGAIPGAPLPIISQSADIGTPTEFLLLKNMFDPAVETDPDFDLDIRDDVQDECSKFGVVKHIFVDKHTAGFVYLHFDSATAAASAQRSLHGRWFAGKMITATFMTAQQYEMKFPDRAAME from the exons ATGGACTTTGACGAGTACGACTACTTGGAGAAGGCAGTCGAGCCCTCCGTTCCTTCAACCAACGGCGGGGGTGAGAAGGACCGCAGCTCGCGCCGCCGCTCCTccaccgccggcggcggcggtcgcgACCAAGAGGAGCGCGGATCGAAGCGTCCTCGCTCGGGAGAAGACCGCGAGCGGCACCGCAGCGGCCGTGAGCACCGCGACCGGGAAGACGGGAAGGAGAAGGTCGACCGGGAGAAGGTTAGGGAGAAGGACGAGGGCCGCGACCGCGAGAAGGTTAGGGAGAAGGACGGGGGCCGCAGCCGCGAGAAGGTTAGGGAGAAGGATGAGAGCCGCGACCCTGAGAAGGTTAGGGAGAAGGAAGAGGGCCGGGACCGAGAGAAAGTTAGGGAGAAGGATGGCAGCCGCGACCGTGAGAAGGTTAGGGAAAAGGAGCGGGAGGGCAGGGACAAGCTAATGGAGAGGGAAAATGGGAGGGAACGGAGGAGCCGTAGCCGCTCAGAGCGCcgccgcggggaggaggaggagatggtgAGGGAGCTCCAGCGGGAGCGTGAACGCAGCGACCGCCACCGTGACTACAGAGACCGTGATTTCAG GCGTAAGAAAGATGATGGTACAGAACCAGAAGTTGACCCAGAAAGAGATCAAAGGACTGTATTTGCCTTCCAG CTATCGTTGAAGGCAGATGAAAGGGATGTCTATGAGTTCTTCTCAAGAGCAGGGAAG GTTCGTGATGTCCGCCTTATCATGGACCGAAACTCGCGGCGTTCCAAAGGAGTTGG GTACATCGAGTTCTATGATGTCATGTCTGTTCCAATGGCAATTGCTCTGACTGGTCAGCCGCTTCTAGGGCAAGCAGTAATGGTTAAGCCATCAGAGGCCGAAAAGAACTTAGCTCAGTCAAATGCGACATCTGGTGGAGCAGCTTCAGGTGGAGCAAGAAAGCTGTATGTTGGCAACCTTCATTCCAATATCACCGAGGACCAATTGAGACAG GTCTTTGAACCATTTGGGCAAGTGGAGCTTGTCCAGCTGCCTGTAGATCCACTCACTGGGCTATGCAAAGGTTTTGGTTTCATTCAG TTTGCACGGCTTGAAGATGCAAAAGCTGCTCAGAGTTTAAATGGCCAACTTGATATTGCTGGGAGAGTAATAAAG GTCTCAGCTGTTACTGATCAGGGTGGTGTGCAACTTGGCACAACTACTGGAGATTTAGATGATGATGAAGGTGGAGGCTTG GCATTAAATGCAAGCTCTAGAGCCCTTCTGATGCGGAAATTGGACCGCAGTGGCACTGCAACCAG CTTAACTGGTGGCATTGGTGCTCCTGGATTGAACACTTCTGTTGGATTGCCCGCTGCTGCATCAATGCTTGGTGCTCCTCTGACAGCTGCTTCTCTTCTTGTACAGCCTGTTGGAGCAATTCCAGGGGCACCTCTTCCTATCATCTCTCAATCTGCTGATATTGGTACACCTACTGAATTCCTATTGCTGAAGAACATGTTTGACCCAGCAGTGGAG ACGGATCCTGATTTTGATTTGGATATTAGAGATGATGTGCAAGACGAATGTTCGAAGTTTGGTGTAGTGAAGCATATTTTTGTTGACAA GCATACCGCCGGCTTTGTGTACCTGCATTTTGATAGCGCAACAGCAGCAGCAAGTGCGCAACGATCACTTCACGGCCGATGGTTTGCTGGAAAGATGATTACGGCAACCTTTATG ACAGCACAACAGTATGAAATGAAGTTCCCAGACCGCGCAGCTATGGAATGA
- the LOC109778775 gene encoding uncharacterized protein isoform X2, translated as MSVPMAIALTGQPLLGQAVMVKPSEAEKNLAQSNATSGGAASGGARKLYVGNLHSNITEDQLRQVFEPFGQVELVQLPVDPLTGLCKGFGFIQFARLEDAKAAQSLNGQLDIAGRVIKVSAVTDQGGVQLGTTTGDLDDDEGGGLALNASSRALLMRKLDRSGTATSLTGGIGAPGLNTSVGLPAAASMLGAPLTAASLLVQPVGAIPGAPLPIISQSADIGTPTEFLLLKNMFDPAVETDPDFDLDIRDDVQDECSKFGVVKHIFVDKHTAGFVYLHFDSATAAASAQRSLHGRWFAGKMITATFMTAQQYEMKFPDRAAME; from the exons ATGTCTGTTCCAATGGCAATTGCTCTGACTGGTCAGCCGCTTCTAGGGCAAGCAGTAATGGTTAAGCCATCAGAGGCCGAAAAGAACTTAGCTCAGTCAAATGCGACATCTGGTGGAGCAGCTTCAGGTGGAGCAAGAAAGCTGTATGTTGGCAACCTTCATTCCAATATCACCGAGGACCAATTGAGACAG GTCTTTGAACCATTTGGGCAAGTGGAGCTTGTCCAGCTGCCTGTAGATCCACTCACTGGGCTATGCAAAGGTTTTGGTTTCATTCAG TTTGCACGGCTTGAAGATGCAAAAGCTGCTCAGAGTTTAAATGGCCAACTTGATATTGCTGGGAGAGTAATAAAG GTCTCAGCTGTTACTGATCAGGGTGGTGTGCAACTTGGCACAACTACTGGAGATTTAGATGATGATGAAGGTGGAGGCTTG GCATTAAATGCAAGCTCTAGAGCCCTTCTGATGCGGAAATTGGACCGCAGTGGCACTGCAACCAG CTTAACTGGTGGCATTGGTGCTCCTGGATTGAACACTTCTGTTGGATTGCCCGCTGCTGCATCAATGCTTGGTGCTCCTCTGACAGCTGCTTCTCTTCTTGTACAGCCTGTTGGAGCAATTCCAGGGGCACCTCTTCCTATCATCTCTCAATCTGCTGATATTGGTACACCTACTGAATTCCTATTGCTGAAGAACATGTTTGACCCAGCAGTGGAG ACGGATCCTGATTTTGATTTGGATATTAGAGATGATGTGCAAGACGAATGTTCGAAGTTTGGTGTAGTGAAGCATATTTTTGTTGACAA GCATACCGCCGGCTTTGTGTACCTGCATTTTGATAGCGCAACAGCAGCAGCAAGTGCGCAACGATCACTTCACGGCCGATGGTTTGCTGGAAAGATGATTACGGCAACCTTTATG ACAGCACAACAGTATGAAATGAAGTTCCCAGACCGCGCAGCTATGGAATGA